The Nitrosospira multiformis ATCC 25196 region ACTCCCTTGAGGATCGGCAACAGTGAAATGCATGTTCTGGTAAACCGGGGATGGATAGCGGCAACCCGCGATCGGAGTAAATTGCCGGAAGTGACTACACCCGGTGGGAAGATTTTGGTTTCAGGCATTGCGACGACAGCAATGCAAAAGACTCTGGAATTGTCTCCCGATCAGGTCTCCGGCCGGGTATGGGAAAACCTGGACCTCGAACGTTATCGAAGCAGCACTGGCCTGAAGCTACAGCCGGTGATGATCCTGCAGAAGGATCAAGCGAATGATGGTTTCGTGCGGGAATGGCCTCGACCTGATTCCGGCTCGGCCAAGAATATCGGGTATGCCCTCCAATGGTTTGCGATGGCTCTCGCCGTATTGATTATTTATCTGGTGTTAAGTGTCAAACGAGAGCGTTACTAAAAAGAATAGACGGACGCTGATACTGTTGGCGCTAGTGTTGAGCGCGCCTTTTGTCGCTTCCTATATGCTTTATTTTTGGAATGTGCGGCCTCAAACCGTAAATTACGGAGACCTGATCGAGGTCAGGCAATTGAAAGGGACGGGGCTGAACGACGCGGACCGGACAATTTTTCGAATGCGCGACCTTCGCGGCAAGTGGGTGCTGATGTCGATCGACTCGGGTGCGTGTGACGAGCAATGCCAGAAGAAGCTCTATTACATGCGTCAGGTTCGTACCTATCAGAATACCGAAATGGATCGCATCGAGCGGTTGTGGCTGATCGATGATGAGCAGAAACCTTCCCCCGAAGTACTGAGCGACTACGAGGGAATGCACGTCATCCTGGCGAAAAACAGCGAGTTGCTCAAGGAGGTTCCAGCCGTCGGCTCACAGCATGATCATATTTATCTGATAGATCCCATCGGAAATCTGATGATGCGATTTCCAAAGGATCCTGATCCTGGAAAGATGGCGAAAGACATCAAGCGGCTGCTCAAGGTATCTCAGTTGGAGCATGCAATGGGTACGGATATGAAACACTGAAAGATACGGCGACTGGATGGGTGTGAGCAGCGGGGGCTGCTCTTGCATATAGACCAGTCGTGATTCACATTGATTTGTCGAAACGCCGGGCACCGAGCCCGCGATAATAGGAGACGAAACGTTATGGCTACAACGAGTATTGCTTGGCAGCAAACTGCTTCGCGTGTGCAGCAGTTTTACCGGTTAACCAAGCCGCGAGTTGTATCGCTTATTGTTTTTACGGCCGTTATAGGCATGTTTCTGTCCGTTCCGGGCGTTGTACCCCTGGATACGCTCATTTTTGCTACGGTGGGGATAGCGTTCGTTGCGGGAGCTGCTGCAGCTGTCAATTGCCTTGTCGAGCAGAAAATCGATGCTGTCATGGCCCGCACGCGGGGGCGTCCGCTCCCCCGCGGTACCGTTACCTCGCCTGAAACCTTTGTGTTCCTGGCGCTTGTTGGCGGCGCGGGTCTGCTGATACTGCATCAACTGGTCAATCCGCTGACCATGTGGCTCACGCTTGGAACCTTTGTCGGCTATGCGATCATCTACACTGTGATCTTGAAGCCGATGACCCCGCAAAATATCGTCATAGGCGGCGCTTCCGGAGCAATGCCACCAGTTCTGGGTTGGGCAGCGGTAACGGGCGAAGTGTCGGCTGACGCTCTGCTTTTATTTCTGATTATTTTCGCCTGGACGCCGCCCCACTTCTGGGCGCTTGCACTCTATCGCAAACTTGAATATGCAAAGGTTGGGATGCCGATGCTGCCGGTAACCCACGGCGACAAATTTACGCGCCTGCATGTTCTGCTGTACACACTGATACTCATCGCGGTGACATTGATGCCTTATGCCACTCAGATGAGTGGGCTTATCTATCTGGCCGGCGCGATAGTGCTGGATGTGATATTTTTATACTATGCAGTAAAAATCTACCTCAACTACAGCGACCAGCTGGCCCGCAGCGCGTTTCGCTACTCGATCCTTTATCTGGCAGGATTGTTCGCGGTGCTCCTGGTAGACCATTACATACGTTTCTAAGGGACATGCGTGAGGCATCGACCGCACTATTACAGACTTGTAGTATGGATAGCAGCGGCGCTACTGACGGCCCCGCTCCTTTCGGCCTGTAGCAAGACAGAAAAGCCGGCGTTTCTTTCGACGGACATTACCGGCGCCGATTTCGGCAAAGATTTCAACCTCACCGATCATAACGGTAAGATGCGAACCCTTGCCGACTTCAAGGGGCAGGTCGTCACGGTATTTTTCGGCTACACTCACTGTCCTGATGCCTGTCCTGCGACCATGGGAAATCTTGCGGCGGCGATGGATATGTTGGGCGCCGATGCGTCCCGTGTGCAAGTGCTGTTTATTACCGTCGATCCCGAGCGCGACCGGCCTGAAGTCCTGAAAGCATATCTGTCCGCCTTCAATCCTAGCTTCCTCGGACTGTATGGCGACGAACGCGCGATAAAGAAGACCACGAAAGAATTTAACGTCGTCTACCAGAAACAACAAGGCGGTGCCCACCAGCATGATAGCGTGGACCACTCCACCGGAACCTACATCTACGATACAAAGGGGAAGTTGCGGCTATACGTCAGTAATGATAAAGGCGCAGACGTCTTCGCCCACGACATCTCCCAGCTCTTGAAAACTTCGGGTTAGCAAAGGCATTTTGCTAATCTTGAATTGAACAGTTGAACAGATGCGGAAAATTCCCGTTGCCGATTCGCAAGCTGGATACGCGTGTCTATGGAAACAGCTTTCCGGGATTCAAAATGTTGTTGGGGTCAAACACGCGTTTGATCTCCTTCATGAGTTCCATGGTGACCGGATCGATCTCTTTTCCGATATATGCTCTTTTCTCGCTCCCGACGCCGTGTTCCCCTGACAAGGTGCCGTTGAGTTCGATTACAAGGTCGAATATCTCGTTCAGGCACATTTCCGCCCGCTGCATCTCGCCCGTGGAGTCCGGATTCACCAAAAGATTGACATGGATATTGCCGTTTCCGGCATGACCAAAATTGACGTTGGAAAGGCGATGCTTCGCGCTCAACCTGGTGAGTCCCAGCAGAAACTCTGGCAGAGCCGAAACCGGCACGACGACGTCCTCATTGATTTTTTTTGGCGCAATATCCCTCAATAACGGCGATAATGTTTTTCTCGCTCGCCACAGCGTTGCAGCATCTGCCGTGGGCGTGGCCTGAATCAATCCGCTGCCCCCGCAAGCGCTGAGAACAGCGTTACGTGACTCTGCGACCGAATGCTCGGTACCATCCACTTCAATCATCAGCATGGCGTGGGCATCGGCAGGAAGCATACCGGGAAACCGGCTCCTTATCAGGTTGAGGGACCCCGCATCGAGAAACTCGAGCGCACTCGGGGTCTGCGGAAGCGTCATGATGCGGACAATAGCATCTGTGCAACCGGCGAGGTCGCTATAATAAGCGGTCACGCCTCCCAACGCCTGGGGAAGCGGAGTGAGCTTGAGGGTGGCTTCGGTAATAACTGCCAGTGTACCCTCGGAGCCAATCAGAAGTCGGGTGAGGTCGTATCCCACGACGCCCTTGGTCGTATAGCAGCCCGTCCGGATCACTTGGCCCTTGCCGGTAACTGCCTTCACTCCCAGCACATGGTCTCGGGTGGTTCCGTACTTTACCGCACGGGGTCCACCGGCCGAGGTCGCAAGGTTTCCCCCTATGCTGGAAAAAGCCGCGCTGGAAGGATCGGGGGGCCAGAAGAAACCATGCCTTCTTGCTATATCCTGCACTGTCTGGTTTATGACCCCCGGTTCGGCAACGAGTACGCGATTGGCAGGATCA contains the following coding sequences:
- the cyoE gene encoding heme o synthase, which produces MATTSIAWQQTASRVQQFYRLTKPRVVSLIVFTAVIGMFLSVPGVVPLDTLIFATVGIAFVAGAAAAVNCLVEQKIDAVMARTRGRPLPRGTVTSPETFVFLALVGGAGLLILHQLVNPLTMWLTLGTFVGYAIIYTVILKPMTPQNIVIGGASGAMPPVLGWAAVTGEVSADALLLFLIIFAWTPPHFWALALYRKLEYAKVGMPMLPVTHGDKFTRLHVLLYTLILIAVTLMPYATQMSGLIYLAGAIVLDVIFLYYAVKIYLNYSDQLARSAFRYSILYLAGLFAVLLVDHYIRF
- a CDS encoding SCO family protein, whose amino-acid sequence is MRHRPHYYRLVVWIAAALLTAPLLSACSKTEKPAFLSTDITGADFGKDFNLTDHNGKMRTLADFKGQVVTVFFGYTHCPDACPATMGNLAAAMDMLGADASRVQVLFITVDPERDRPEVLKAYLSAFNPSFLGLYGDERAIKKTTKEFNVVYQKQQGGAHQHDSVDHSTGTYIYDTKGKLRLYVSNDKGADVFAHDISQLLKTSG
- a CDS encoding FAD-linked oxidase C-terminal domain-containing protein yields the protein MSFHPSLTLSTTHIARLYKLFPPDRIYTDPVDCYAYAYDNTRKVFPPDAVVFPLSALEVQAAVKFGNETGIPLVPRGRGTGTSGGSLPESGGIALSLERMVRVTKIDPANRVLVAEPGVINQTVQDIARRHGFFWPPDPSSAAFSSIGGNLATSAGGPRAVKYGTTRDHVLGVKAVTGKGQVIRTGCYTTKGVVGYDLTRLLIGSEGTLAVITEATLKLTPLPQALGGVTAYYSDLAGCTDAIVRIMTLPQTPSALEFLDAGSLNLIRSRFPGMLPADAHAMLMIEVDGTEHSVAESRNAVLSACGGSGLIQATPTADAATLWRARKTLSPLLRDIAPKKINEDVVVPVSALPEFLLGLTRLSAKHRLSNVNFGHAGNGNIHVNLLVNPDSTGEMQRAEMCLNEIFDLVIELNGTLSGEHGVGSEKRAYIGKEIDPVTMELMKEIKRVFDPNNILNPGKLFP
- a CDS encoding SURF1 family protein, producing the protein MTISGWRFTPRLWSTVAAIAVITIMVQLGNWQLSRAQEKESRQERLDRLSQEPTITLPDHPVKLEDFQYRQVEAQGEYVPGYTIYLDNKIYKGIAGYQIVTPLRIGNSEMHVLVNRGWIAATRDRSKLPEVTTPGGKILVSGIATTAMQKTLELSPDQVSGRVWENLDLERYRSSTGLKLQPVMILQKDQANDGFVREWPRPDSGSAKNIGYALQWFAMALAVLIIYLVLSVKRERY
- a CDS encoding SCO family protein translates to MLSAPFVASYMLYFWNVRPQTVNYGDLIEVRQLKGTGLNDADRTIFRMRDLRGKWVLMSIDSGACDEQCQKKLYYMRQVRTYQNTEMDRIERLWLIDDEQKPSPEVLSDYEGMHVILAKNSELLKEVPAVGSQHDHIYLIDPIGNLMMRFPKDPDPGKMAKDIKRLLKVSQLEHAMGTDMKH